In Bernardetia sp., a genomic segment contains:
- a CDS encoding DUF4494 domain-containing protein, whose protein sequence is MNYWFLCKVSYTKELEDGTVKRMKDNYLTDATTLTEAEARMHEEVGRQMRGEFSVAAANRMNFVDVFTYPDVDNYYKCKVRYVTIDEAKGKEREVKNQVLIAANDLLDAYNRLMKEYSSMLVPYEIIEIVKTPLVEVFRYKSPDERVTPNLRPISEVEEVDE, encoded by the coding sequence ATGAATTATTGGTTTCTCTGCAAAGTCAGTTATACAAAAGAATTAGAAGACGGCACAGTAAAAAGAATGAAGGATAACTACCTTACTGATGCCACTACGCTCACAGAAGCAGAAGCACGTATGCACGAAGAAGTAGGCAGACAGATGCGAGGAGAATTTTCAGTTGCAGCAGCCAACAGAATGAACTTTGTAGATGTTTTTACCTATCCAGATGTTGATAATTACTACAAGTGCAAGGTGCGTTATGTAACCATTGATGAGGCAAAAGGCAAAGAGCGTGAAGTAAAAAATCAAGTCTTGATTGCAGCTAATGATTTGTTGGATGCTTACAATCGCTTGATGAAAGAATATTCTTCTATGCTTGTTCCTTATGAAATTATTGAGATTGTCAAAACGCCTTTAGTGGAAGTGTTCCGTTATAAGTCGCCAGATGAAAGAGTTACGCCAAACCTTCGTCCGATTTCAGAAGTAGAGGAAGTGGATGAGTAG